Within Desulfobacter sp., the genomic segment ACAAAGCCAAACCCGTTATCATGGAACCCATCATGAAGGTTGTTATTGAAAGCCCCAACGAGTTCCAGGGTGCCTGCATGGGCCTGATCAACCAGCGCCGCGGCATCATCCAGGGCTCCCAGGAGGAAGGCACCATGAGTGTAATTGAGTCCCAGGTTCCTCTGTCGGAAATGTTTGGTTTCTCAACCGTTCTGCGCTCCGGCACCCAGGGCAAGGCCCAGTTCACCATGGAATTTTCTACCTACAAACAGGTTCCCCAGTCTGTGGCAGAAGAAATTGCCAAGCAGAAAGCGGAAGAAAAAGCAGCCAAGAACAAATAACGCCTTTTTAGATGAAGAGAGGAACTATGCTTAAAAAAGATCTGATTCTTAGAAGCCCGGCTGAAAAAGCCATGGGTGTTGAAAATATCATTGACGGGCGGTTCGGTGCCGTGCTGTCACGGGCCGGTGTGGGCAAAACCGGTTTCCTGGTACAGATTGCCCTGACCCGGCTGCTTTCCGATGAAAAAATTCTTCATATCAGCCTTGATGATCCCATGGAAAAAATCAATGTAAGATATGATGAAGCATACCACAACCTGGTAGACAGCATCGGCTACGTTGATCCCCAGAAGGCCGTCCGCCTCTGGGAATCCATCAAGCACAACAAGGTGGGCATCTCCTACACCGAGACCACTTTTGAGGTTGAAAAAATCCGGGATTACCTGAAAAGCTTCAAGAAAGCCGACCTGGCCCTGCCCACCATCATGGTGCTGGACGGCCTTGATTTTGATGCGGACCTGGACAGCGTCCTGGAAGACCTCAAGCAGCTCAACAAGGAATTTTCCATCTCCATCTGGCTGTCCATGCAGAGCCACCGGGAAGAACCCCTGAACAACGAAGGCTATCCCGTACAGCTGGCTGCCCACGAGGAACTGGTCAACAAAGCCATTTTCCTGAATCCCGTGGACAACAAAATCGAAGCCATCGTCCTCAAGGACGGCGACCGGACCGACCAGAAATACACCCTGGACCCGGCCACCATGATGCCCTTGGAAGACTAAGGCTTCCGCCGGAATCATACCGGTCCATCTGCGCTTAAAAAAGGCCCGGGGAGTCTGTGACAGACTCCCCGGGCCTTTTAATTTTTGAAACAGGTTGAAACAGGTCCTTAAAGCAAATTTACAAATTATCTTTACAGTGGCATACTCATCTTGAATTCAATTTTCCGGCTCAATTGCATTTCAAAAAGGAGGCTCGCCCCCAGCCACCATGGAACGGCTCAGAAAAAAAATAATTTCCATCGACGGAAAAGGCTATAAGGCCTACAAGGGACTCCAGGGGGACTACAGGTTCCCGGACTACCGCCTGTTCATTGATCATGTTCAGGGAGACCCTTATGCTGCGCCCTCCAAACTCAGGGTGAGAATCGACAGAAAAACTGCCGGTTTCCCTGCAGACACCACGTCAAGCCGGAGCCGGACAATTGCCCTGTGCGATCATCTAACCCGTCAGTTCTGCCGTCAATGCCTCAAGACGACAAAGGGATCCAGGGGGATTGGAAAAAGCGGGCGGATCATTATGGACAAACCGGTTCAGGAAGTCCTCAACCGGACATCCATGATTATCAATGACCGGTTTGTGGAGGCCCGGTTTTTCATGGGCCTTCCGGCAAGGGGCCGGAAAATATCCGGCAAGGACGCCATGGATATGATCTTTGGTGAACTCCCCGGGATCATCCCTTCGGCCATGTTCATGGACAATTTGGATCATCACGCCTTATATCTGGCAATAAAAACGGCCGAGGATTCGGATTTTCTCAGAAGCCGGTTGAAAACACACAGACTTACCTGTTTTGTGGCGAATGGGTCACACCTGCCCAGGCTCAGCGGCATTGATTCATCTCCGATGGATCCGGATAAAGCCATCCCGTTTAAATCCCCCCCGAACCTTGAGGTCCAATTCCATTTACCCAATTCCGGTAAAATCACAGGAATGGGCATACCCGAAGGGGTCACATTGATAGTGGGGGGCGGCTACCATGGCAAATCAACCCTGTTGAACGCCATTGAACTTGGGGTGTACAACCATATCCCCGGAGACGGGCGCGAAGGGGTGGTCACCATTCCCGATGCCGTTAAAATCAGGGCTGCAGACGGAAGAAGCATCTCAAACACAGATATTTCCCCCTTTATCAATGACCTGCCCCTTGCAAAGGACACCGCCTGCTTTACCACCCAAAATGCCAGCGGCAGCACCTCCCAGGCAGCCACCATTTCCGAAGCCATCGAAGCCGGCGCAAGCCTGCTGCTGCTGGACGAGGACACCTCGGCCACCAATTTCATGATCCGGGACAGCCGGATGCAGGCCCTGGTCCCCAGCGAGGAAGAGCCCATTACGCCATTTATCGATAAAGTCAGGCAATTGAACAGGGATCTGGGTATCTCCACCATCGTGGTCATGGGCGGGGCCGGGGATTATTTCTCTGTGGCAGACCATGTGATCCAGATGTCGGAATACCAGCCCCATGATGTGACCGGAAAGGCCCATCACATTGCAGAAACCATCATGACCGGGAGGGTCAGTGAAGGGGGCAAAGATTTCGGAAAAATAAACACCCGGATCCCTGAAAAAGCAGGCGTCCCCCCAAACCGTTCCGGCAGGGAGAAAATCAGCGCGCCACGGGTCAGAGAAATCAGATTTGGAACTGAAACCATCGACCTGGGGGACATGGAACAGCTTGTGGACATCTCACAGACAAGGGCACTGGGGCATGCCATCAG encodes:
- a CDS encoding ABC-ATPase domain-containing protein, whose product is MERLRKKIISIDGKGYKAYKGLQGDYRFPDYRLFIDHVQGDPYAAPSKLRVRIDRKTAGFPADTTSSRSRTIALCDHLTRQFCRQCLKTTKGSRGIGKSGRIIMDKPVQEVLNRTSMIINDRFVEARFFMGLPARGRKISGKDAMDMIFGELPGIIPSAMFMDNLDHHALYLAIKTAEDSDFLRSRLKTHRLTCFVANGSHLPRLSGIDSSPMDPDKAIPFKSPPNLEVQFHLPNSGKITGMGIPEGVTLIVGGGYHGKSTLLNAIELGVYNHIPGDGREGVVTIPDAVKIRAADGRSISNTDISPFINDLPLAKDTACFTTQNASGSTSQAATISEAIEAGASLLLLDEDTSATNFMIRDSRMQALVPSEEEPITPFIDKVRQLNRDLGISTIVVMGGAGDYFSVADHVIQMSEYQPHDVTGKAHHIAETIMTGRVSEGGKDFGKINTRIPEKAGVPPNRSGREKISAPRVREIRFGTETIDLGDMEQLVDISQTRALGHAIRYSIQKMDGKQTLREIADHLISEIQEHGLDILLPYISGDIAAFRPYELIGAINRIRTLKVKQKITPA